The region GAGCCGGTTGCGCTCCCGGCCCGCCCGCGCCCGAGCGTCTGGCTAGGAGGAGACCGGCTCGCAGATGACGACGGGGATGTCCCGGCTCGTGTTGCGCTGGTAGCCGGCATAGCCCTTGTAGACGGCGACGATCTGCGGCCACAGGGCCGCCTTCTCCTCCGCCGACGCGGTCCTGGCCCGAAGCTTGCGGGTGGTGCCCTTCACGGCGATCTCGACGTCGGGATTCGCCACCAGGTTCTTGTACCACTGGGGGTCGTCGGGGTAGCCGCCCTTGGACGCGACCAGCACGACCCGCGCCTCCTCGAGGATCGG is a window of Mycobacteriales bacterium DNA encoding:
- a CDS encoding nitroreductase/quinone reductase family protein, whose product is MATSDRAIEAGAWMLENGHRALLKVTGGRFPHRIAGMQTVELFTTGRKSGERRSTMLTAPILEEARVVLVASKGGYPDDPQWYKNLVANPDVEIAVKGTTRKLRARTASAEEKAALWPQIVAVYKGYAGYQRNTSRDIPVVICEPVSS